One Acetobacterium sp. KB-1 DNA segment encodes these proteins:
- a CDS encoding helix-turn-helix domain-containing protein produces the protein MKINKVIRKYRKEANLTQEQIANCLGVSAPAVNKWENGISYPDITLLSPLARVLKINIDTLLSFNEELTDKEIDLLANEIAELAQNAGYQQAYERGADLIKEYATCDRLILSITSILDCFLTQGVENQDGYEAQILLWYELIATSEKQEIASMAAASLVSKYTSKQEFEKAQQLIDRIPPAGYDKQLIQAMLFKNQGKNEKAYEIYERMLLKNANELWNIIQLIIRLLSQEEAFNKTKRYIDLGKEVVQLFDLGAYSENTTELFLAIERRETEKSLEILEQMVSKIETISDFRKSDLYTHIKFREPRGSDFDMAKLMLKRGLESDEESAFFKDEPRFKAILKALDH, from the coding sequence ATGAAAATAAACAAAGTAATACGAAAGTATCGAAAAGAAGCAAATCTTACTCAGGAACAGATCGCAAATTGTCTGGGCGTATCAGCTCCGGCGGTAAACAAGTGGGAGAATGGAATATCATATCCAGATATTACTTTATTATCACCACTTGCCCGGGTTTTGAAAATTAACATTGATACATTATTGTCCTTCAACGAAGAATTAACGGATAAAGAAATTGACCTGCTGGCAAATGAAATAGCCGAGTTGGCCCAAAATGCGGGTTATCAGCAGGCGTATGAAAGAGGTGCAGATCTCATTAAAGAATATGCTACTTGTGATCGACTCATTCTTTCGATTACAAGTATTTTAGATTGCTTTCTTACTCAGGGCGTGGAAAATCAGGATGGATATGAGGCGCAAATTTTGCTCTGGTATGAATTAATAGCCACAAGCGAGAAACAAGAAATTGCGTCCATGGCAGCGGCTTCATTGGTGTCAAAATATACAAGTAAGCAAGAATTTGAAAAAGCGCAGCAACTGATCGATCGTATTCCACCAGCGGGTTATGATAAACAACTTATTCAGGCGATGCTTTTTAAAAATCAGGGTAAAAACGAAAAAGCTTATGAAATTTATGAGCGGATGTTATTAAAGAATGCCAATGAGTTATGGAACATTATCCAATTAATTATTCGCTTACTATCCCAGGAAGAAGCCTTTAATAAAACGAAAAGATATATCGATTTAGGTAAAGAAGTCGTTCAATTGTTTGATTTGGGAGCCTATAGTGAAAATACGACAGAACTTTTTCTTGCCATTGAACGGCGTGAAACAGAGAAAAGTCTGGAAATCTTAGAACAAATGGTTTCGAAAATTGAAACCATTTCTGATTTCAGAAAATCGGATTTATACACCCACATTAAGTTTAGGGAGCCACGTGGATCGGATTTTGACATGGCAAAATTGATGCTGAAAAGAGGACTGGAAAGCGATGAAGAAAGCGCATTCTTTAAAGATGAACCGCGATTCAAAGCCATTCTTAAGGCCTTAGATCATTAA
- a CDS encoding ABC transporter ATP-binding protein has protein sequence MGDAIVKLEGLTKKYDGKAVVDHVSLEIRQGEIFGLLGPNGAGKSTTMNMICSLVKPTAGKIRLFGKDVQTDMKAAKERLGYIPQELAIHGNLKAWENVELFTSLYGVKGKELKKAIDDSLEFVGLKDKRNVFCKNFSGGMKRRLNIACAIGHHPELLIFDEPTVGIDPQSRNFILEKIKVANEQGATIIYTSHYMEEIEAICSRIAIMDNGKIIAMGTKKELTELVTAETDSTMSLEEVFLTLTGKKLRDYAEGEM, from the coding sequence ATGGGAGATGCAATTGTAAAACTGGAAGGCCTGACAAAAAAATATGATGGTAAGGCTGTCGTCGATCATGTTTCACTGGAAATTCGGCAGGGGGAGATTTTTGGCTTGCTGGGACCAAACGGTGCTGGTAAAAGTACGACGATGAATATGATCTGTTCGTTAGTGAAGCCAACCGCCGGTAAAATCAGGCTGTTTGGAAAAGATGTCCAAACCGATATGAAGGCGGCTAAAGAAAGGCTCGGCTACATTCCCCAGGAACTGGCCATTCATGGCAATCTGAAAGCCTGGGAAAATGTCGAGCTGTTTACCTCTCTTTATGGAGTAAAGGGTAAAGAACTAAAAAAAGCAATTGATGATTCCTTGGAATTTGTGGGATTAAAGGATAAACGCAATGTCTTTTGTAAGAATTTTTCCGGCGGCATGAAACGCCGACTAAACATTGCCTGTGCCATCGGACATCATCCGGAGCTGTTGATTTTTGATGAACCCACGGTGGGGATTGATCCCCAATCCCGAAATTTTATTTTAGAAAAGATAAAGGTTGCCAATGAACAGGGGGCCACCATTATTTATACCAGCCACTATATGGAAGAAATCGAAGCAATCTGTTCCCGGATTGCGATCATGGATAATGGCAAAATCATTGCCATGGGAACCAAAAAAGAACTAACTGAACTGGTCACAGCGGAAACTGACTCGACAATGAGCCTGGAAGAGGTTTTTCTAACCTTGACCGGCAAGAAGCTACGCGATTATGCTGAGGGAGAGATGTGA
- a CDS encoding ABC transporter permease, whose amino-acid sequence MPLILIKNNMKLMFRNKSFLLLMIIMPIIVIALLSSAFKDMMAAARDIDPFTVGYRITANSPYQTYLPELKKASAKNDVTLIEYPEGEIKKLIENETVSAFVDIQDDDYIVYQSSAKKAEALVSESLFDNFFYQVDANTALVTAQMKKGLVDIKLLETDRERASREVLSVEPMPTSTDYYGIIYIVFWSFCGIIPLAAVIASERKNAIPQRMRVSQMSKTQLYLAKFVPCFLVTFMAMAVAGTISALLFQVHWGALPASVGIILLSTMAAAAFGVFLYQLFNKVVVSVVVGFSLTWILGLFGGSFDPYMYEDFSITLMKASPLYYVNRTLVEFSTKGYSDYVGICLIYLIGLILVFGILGSMLMNRKVEE is encoded by the coding sequence ATGCCACTGATACTGATTAAAAATAACATGAAACTGATGTTTCGTAATAAGTCCTTTCTGCTGTTGATGATCATTATGCCGATCATTGTCATTGCCCTTTTGTCCAGTGCCTTTAAGGACATGATGGCAGCGGCCCGGGATATTGATCCCTTTACAGTAGGGTACCGGATCACGGCGAATAGCCCGTATCAAACCTATCTGCCGGAACTTAAAAAGGCAAGTGCCAAGAATGATGTAACCCTAATTGAATATCCGGAAGGTGAGATAAAAAAGCTGATTGAAAATGAAACCGTGTCTGCTTTTGTGGATATCCAGGATGACGATTATATCGTGTATCAATCAAGTGCGAAGAAAGCCGAGGCATTGGTTTCAGAAAGTCTTTTCGACAATTTCTTTTATCAGGTGGATGCCAATACCGCCCTGGTAACCGCCCAGATGAAGAAAGGACTTGTCGATATAAAATTGCTGGAAACAGATCGCGAAAGGGCGTCCCGGGAAGTGCTCTCAGTCGAGCCAATGCCCACCTCCACCGATTATTATGGCATTATTTACATCGTCTTCTGGAGCTTCTGCGGGATTATTCCGTTGGCCGCAGTGATCGCCAGCGAACGAAAAAATGCGATACCGCAGCGGATGCGGGTGTCGCAGATGAGCAAGACGCAGTTATATCTGGCAAAATTTGTGCCCTGTTTTCTGGTAACCTTTATGGCCATGGCGGTGGCCGGGACAATTTCGGCGCTACTCTTTCAGGTGCATTGGGGCGCATTACCGGCTTCAGTAGGGATTATCCTGCTTTCTACCATGGCAGCCGCCGCTTTTGGGGTTTTTCTTTATCAGTTATTCAACAAGGTGGTTGTTAGTGTGGTCGTGGGCTTTTCACTGACCTGGATACTGGGATTATTTGGCGGTTCCTTTGATCCGTATATGTATGAAGACTTTTCGATTACGCTAATGAAGGCATCGCCCCTTTATTATGTCAACCGGACCCTGGTGGAATTTTCCACCAAAGGATACAGTGATTATGTTGGGATCTGTCTGATTTATCTGATTGGTCTGATTTTAGTTTTTGGAATACTGGGCAGTATGCTGATGAACCGGAAAGTGGAGGAATAG
- a CDS encoding ABC transporter permease, translating to MNGFVTMVKTNLKLLLRNKGYLALVLLLPILSAGLLSLQLGGEVSMKDDTSYMVQTIEDRADSITSIENTKLMVKLYDNSNTETSDYLAQELAGSGLFRVFRYNQEVVDLPTARQESIDGAGKSNIGAVVYIPKDFEADLLAGGTGKLSLLEIKSDGRNALLNSNVNTYLNFIMKATETTGYDKTALDAMLSELKESKLNKKIEAVEIGNSLTLTSQQNHQSTRIGYSIAVLTMGFLFCGVFIADIIVRERNNQVYNRIFLSKASILNYVLSKMAMILLTVGIQTTILAMATPLLVSTDFGIPFPSYLFLVFGLGLCISTLSVVIGTLVGNTMNATYAVFAIWIVSNIMAGLYFPITSAAQWWVKASLLIPQRWVIVASEMLMTGETGVYAMYGLIVGSYLLILMAGTSIGIMVGKKDY from the coding sequence ATGAACGGCTTTGTTACGATGGTAAAAACTAATCTGAAGCTGTTGCTTCGAAATAAGGGCTATCTGGCACTGGTGCTGCTGCTGCCGATTTTATCGGCGGGTCTGCTTTCGTTGCAATTAGGTGGTGAAGTGTCAATGAAGGATGACACCTCGTATATGGTTCAAACGATTGAAGATCGGGCGGACAGCATTACCAGTATTGAGAATACCAAACTGATGGTTAAGCTGTATGATAACAGCAACACCGAAACATCAGACTATCTGGCCCAGGAACTGGCCGGTTCAGGCCTTTTCCGAGTTTTTCGTTATAATCAGGAAGTGGTTGATCTGCCGACGGCAAGACAGGAAAGTATTGATGGCGCCGGAAAGAGCAATATCGGTGCGGTGGTCTATATTCCTAAGGATTTTGAAGCCGATCTGTTAGCGGGGGGAACCGGAAAGCTATCGCTTCTGGAGATTAAAAGTGACGGACGAAATGCCTTGTTAAACAGTAATGTCAATACCTATCTCAATTTTATCATGAAGGCGACGGAAACAACCGGCTATGATAAGACTGCCCTTGATGCGATGCTTAGTGAACTGAAAGAGAGTAAGCTTAATAAAAAAATTGAGGCGGTGGAAATCGGAAATAGCCTGACATTAACCAGTCAGCAGAACCACCAAAGCACCCGCATTGGTTATTCAATTGCAGTGCTGACAATGGGTTTTCTGTTCTGTGGAGTCTTTATTGCCGATATTATCGTTAGAGAAAGAAACAATCAGGTCTATAACCGGATATTTCTATCAAAAGCCAGTATTCTCAATTATGTTTTGTCAAAAATGGCCATGATCTTATTAACGGTCGGGATCCAGACAACTATTTTAGCCATGGCAACGCCGCTACTGGTGAGTACTGATTTTGGCATCCCCTTTCCCAGTTATTTGTTTCTGGTTTTTGGTCTGGGCTTATGCATTAGTACCCTTTCAGTGGTCATTGGCACCCTGGTAGGGAATACCATGAATGCGACCTACGCCGTCTTTGCCATCTGGATTGTGTCAAACATCATGGCCGGCTTGTACTTTCCTATCACCAGTGCGGCTCAATGGTGGGTAAAAGCCTCACTGCTGATTCCCCAGCGGTGGGTGATCGTCGCTTCAGAAATGTTGATGACTGGCGAAACCGGGGTTTATGCAATGTACGGGCTGATTGTCGGCAGCTATCTGCTGATCCTTATGGCCGGCACCTCGATTGGCATCATGGTTGGAAAAAAGGATTATTAA
- a CDS encoding sensor histidine kinase produces the protein MFEKMKDNYFSMMKFCCLTVMLAYVIVDGEKSFQVISQEGFWLGLFVVVSTLYELLDKEKIGCLLTEIIFAIGIFVLFRESSIGFYLIPVVVLDTVVYFKLPLVVGLMVFAGVLFHPPDLAVYMIYSIFISVIYFQNHVLIKRYQDKLENYEQEEFKLKDSISDKDLHFKKKLEQNSLHYKNQILTERAGIYQALHDKLGHSINGSVYQLEASKVLIHNKPEQSSRIIQAVIDTLRESMDEIRFILRKEKPEHKKVALHQLQGLCEECREKYGIQAILRLEGEDKEIPDHIWEVILDNAIEAVSNALKYAKCSRLAIELVVMNKIVRCSIYNNGTSCETIVEGMGIQGMKDRTRKVSGLIDIDGQNGFRINMIFPLTSA, from the coding sequence ATGTTTGAAAAGATGAAGGATAACTATTTCTCGATGATGAAATTTTGCTGTCTGACGGTCATGCTGGCATATGTGATTGTTGACGGTGAGAAATCATTTCAAGTGATCAGCCAGGAGGGGTTTTGGCTGGGATTGTTTGTGGTGGTATCAACCCTTTATGAGTTGCTGGATAAGGAAAAAATCGGCTGCTTGCTTACTGAAATAATCTTTGCGATAGGGATCTTCGTTTTATTTAGGGAAAGTAGCATCGGTTTTTATTTAATTCCGGTGGTGGTATTGGATACGGTGGTTTATTTTAAACTGCCCCTCGTCGTCGGCTTGATGGTCTTTGCCGGTGTCCTTTTTCATCCCCCGGATTTAGCCGTTTATATGATTTATAGTATCTTTATTAGTGTTATTTATTTTCAGAATCATGTGCTGATCAAGCGGTATCAAGATAAGCTGGAAAATTATGAGCAGGAAGAGTTTAAACTAAAGGATTCCATTTCGGACAAAGACTTGCACTTTAAAAAGAAACTGGAACAGAACAGCCTGCATTATAAAAATCAAATCCTTACCGAACGGGCCGGAATTTATCAGGCCTTGCATGATAAGCTGGGGCACAGCATTAACGGTTCCGTTTATCAATTGGAAGCCAGTAAGGTGCTGATTCATAATAAACCGGAACAAAGCAGTCGGATCATTCAGGCCGTCATTGATACCTTAAGAGAAAGCATGGATGAAATCCGCTTTATCTTGCGGAAGGAAAAACCGGAGCACAAAAAGGTGGCCCTGCATCAGCTTCAGGGATTGTGCGAAGAATGTCGGGAAAAATATGGCATTCAGGCGATCTTGCGACTAGAGGGGGAAGATAAAGAGATCCCCGATCACATTTGGGAAGTGATTCTGGATAATGCCATTGAAGCCGTTTCCAATGCCCTTAAATATGCAAAATGCTCCAGACTGGCCATCGAATTGGTGGTTATGAACAAAATCGTCCGTTGCAGTATTTATAATAATGGCACAAGCTGCGAAACAATTGTCGAAGGAATGGGGATTCAGGGAATGAAAGACCGCACCCGGAAAGTAAGTGGTCTGATTGATATTGATGGTCAAAACGGATTTCGGATCAATATGATTTTTCCATTAACTTCCGCTTAA
- a CDS encoding response regulator transcription factor produces MTKIKVIIVDDSDFVRDGMGIILGVDDEFQVVGCAKNGREALEFAQKEKPDVFLMDIQMPEMDGIAATKEIVAKGLGKVLILTTFDDRELVEKAMKNGADGYLIKNHTPEQLKQSIKSVYHGVHFLDSQVLDKFTEPETKCSTGFDGSLFTVRELGIIEAVANGLSNKEIAEKLFLSEGTVKNYISVILDKGNLSHRTQMAIYYLTGRR; encoded by the coding sequence ATGACTAAAATAAAGGTAATCATTGTTGATGACTCTGATTTTGTACGAGACGGCATGGGCATCATCTTGGGTGTCGATGACGAATTTCAAGTCGTTGGCTGTGCTAAAAATGGCAGAGAGGCGCTGGAATTTGCCCAGAAAGAAAAACCGGATGTTTTTTTGATGGACATCCAGATGCCGGAAATGGACGGCATTGCCGCGACCAAAGAGATTGTTGCAAAAGGTTTGGGAAAGGTGCTGATTCTGACCACCTTTGATGATCGCGAGCTGGTGGAAAAGGCGATGAAAAATGGGGCCGACGGATACCTGATCAAAAATCATACTCCGGAACAATTAAAACAGAGCATTAAATCCGTTTATCATGGGGTTCATTTTCTTGACAGTCAGGTGCTTGATAAATTTACCGAACCGGAAACAAAATGCAGCACCGGTTTTGACGGCAGTTTGTTTACCGTCAGAGAGCTGGGGATTATCGAAGCCGTAGCCAACGGCTTATCGAATAAGGAAATTGCCGAAAAACTTTTCTTAAGTGAAGGCACTGTTAAGAATTATATCAGTGTGATTCTGGACAAGGGCAATCTTTCTCACCGCACCCAAATGGCTATTTATTATTTAACCGGCCGACGATAA
- a CDS encoding HAD-IC family P-type ATPase produces MQEQKKKQSQTENFIRKNWHALEEKVVFKALESNPAGLEPGEAASRQSAYGKNALPMKKLPSIWTILLHQIKNPLIFILIAAAILSLALGDAKDAIFILIVIILNSVLGAYQEYNAEKSAASLQNLLKIKANLRRGGKEVEIDSEELVPGDIVLLASGDKVPADLRLLEAKNLASDESFLTGESIEASKKVGRLSENMGIAERTNMAYAGAVITSGRGTGIVVETGTNTEVGQIAEQLSESESASPPLVTRMEKFTKQISVVVLLISVFLAVLLRLQGLDFAAIFFVVLALAVSAIPEGLPVALTVALSIAASKMAKRNVIVRKLPAVESLGSCTVIATDKTGTLTVNQQTARQVFLPDGQGFHISGQGYNGEGSLETEQKNQISDQQQIRLEKLAVSFVMANEGTLTQESGAWTHHGDAMDVAFLALGYKLGILPEAVKSENRLLEMIPYESERQFSAAFYEKESTTFVAVKGAVEKILKFCDQMANQDETVSLDPTTIEKQAEALAAQGYRVLGVAGGKHPGYEKKDQYEDEDLPEMVFQGLVAFIDPLRPEVADAVDECKQAGIKVIMVTGDHPKTAMAIANEVGIVEPDEAVVTGKKLSQAGSLVDAEFKSLVNSTHVFARVSPKQKLEIVEVLINQNEFVAVTGDGVNDAPALRRANIGVAMGSGTDVAKEISSMIVTDNNFASIVSGVEEGRFAYDNVRKVIYLLISTGAAEVALFLAAIFTGMPLPLIAVQLLWLNLVTNGIQGVALAFEDGEPGAMKRKPRKTDEKIFNPQMISQTVLSGVTMGTIAFGFWYYLIILQGWDHMAARNIVLLSMVLMENVHVFNCRSEFSSAFKVPISRNYILVMGVLAAQGIHILSMHLPFMQQTLEIEPISIFEWLVVFGFTLLLLVVMEIYKIVRRKMNAALS; encoded by the coding sequence ATGCAAGAACAAAAGAAAAAACAGTCGCAGACAGAAAATTTTATCCGAAAAAATTGGCATGCTCTTGAAGAAAAGGTTGTTTTTAAAGCGTTAGAGAGTAATCCGGCCGGGCTTGAACCTGGAGAAGCAGCCAGTCGGCAGTCCGCTTATGGTAAGAATGCGTTACCGATGAAAAAGTTGCCGTCGATCTGGACCATTCTGCTTCATCAAATTAAGAATCCGCTGATCTTTATCCTGATTGCGGCGGCAATTTTATCGCTGGCGTTAGGCGATGCCAAGGATGCTATTTTTATTCTGATTGTCATTATTCTAAACAGTGTTTTAGGTGCCTACCAGGAGTACAATGCGGAGAAGAGCGCCGCCAGTTTACAGAATTTGCTTAAGATTAAGGCCAACCTCAGGCGGGGCGGAAAAGAGGTTGAAATTGATTCAGAGGAGCTTGTTCCTGGAGATATTGTTTTACTGGCATCGGGAGACAAGGTACCCGCGGATTTGCGCCTGCTGGAGGCTAAAAATCTCGCGTCAGATGAAAGTTTTCTAACCGGCGAATCCATCGAAGCAAGTAAAAAAGTAGGTCGGTTGTCCGAAAATATGGGCATCGCTGAACGAACGAATATGGCTTATGCCGGCGCCGTAATTACATCGGGCCGGGGAACGGGTATTGTGGTTGAAACAGGGACAAACACCGAAGTTGGTCAAATAGCCGAGCAACTCAGTGAGTCTGAAAGTGCAAGCCCGCCGCTGGTCACGCGGATGGAAAAATTCACCAAACAAATTAGTGTGGTGGTTTTACTCATCAGTGTTTTTTTAGCTGTTCTGCTAAGACTGCAGGGGCTTGATTTTGCGGCCATCTTCTTTGTAGTGCTGGCCCTGGCGGTTTCAGCGATTCCCGAAGGGCTTCCGGTAGCACTAACAGTGGCACTTTCGATTGCGGCATCCAAAATGGCAAAACGCAACGTCATTGTCAGAAAACTACCAGCGGTGGAAAGTCTGGGTAGCTGTACCGTGATTGCCACCGATAAAACAGGTACACTGACGGTTAATCAACAAACAGCACGGCAGGTTTTTTTGCCAGATGGACAAGGGTTTCACATCTCAGGCCAGGGCTATAATGGTGAAGGAAGTCTTGAGACCGAACAGAAAAATCAGATCTCGGATCAGCAGCAGATACGTTTAGAAAAGTTGGCGGTTTCTTTTGTCATGGCAAATGAAGGAACCCTAACACAAGAAAGTGGTGCCTGGACGCATCACGGCGATGCCATGGATGTGGCATTTTTGGCACTGGGCTATAAGCTTGGGATATTACCGGAAGCGGTAAAGTCTGAAAACAGGCTGCTGGAGATGATTCCCTATGAATCGGAACGGCAATTTTCAGCGGCCTTTTATGAGAAAGAAAGCACAACCTTTGTTGCGGTTAAAGGTGCCGTTGAAAAGATACTAAAGTTTTGTGATCAAATGGCAAATCAGGATGAAACGGTTTCTCTCGACCCGACAACGATTGAAAAACAGGCTGAAGCGCTGGCTGCTCAGGGTTACCGGGTATTGGGAGTTGCGGGAGGCAAACACCCGGGATATGAAAAAAAGGACCAGTATGAAGATGAGGATTTGCCAGAAATGGTTTTTCAGGGGTTGGTTGCCTTTATTGATCCGTTACGACCAGAAGTGGCTGATGCGGTGGACGAATGTAAGCAAGCCGGAATAAAGGTGATCATGGTTACCGGCGATCACCCCAAAACGGCAATGGCCATTGCCAATGAGGTGGGGATTGTCGAGCCCGATGAGGCAGTGGTAACCGGGAAAAAATTAAGTCAGGCAGGATCTTTGGTTGATGCGGAATTTAAAAGTCTGGTTAATTCAACCCATGTCTTTGCCAGAGTTTCACCCAAACAAAAATTGGAAATTGTTGAAGTTCTGATTAACCAGAACGAATTTGTGGCCGTTACCGGTGACGGGGTTAACGATGCCCCGGCGTTAAGACGGGCAAACATTGGGGTTGCCATGGGCTCCGGTACGGATGTTGCCAAAGAGATCAGTTCGATGATTGTAACAGATAACAATTTTGCTTCGATTGTATCCGGTGTGGAAGAAGGGCGCTTCGCCTATGATAATGTGCGCAAAGTAATCTATCTGCTCATTTCAACTGGTGCGGCTGAAGTTGCTCTTTTTCTAGCGGCGATCTTCACCGGGATGCCCTTACCCTTAATTGCGGTTCAGCTACTTTGGCTTAATCTGGTTACTAACGGTATCCAGGGTGTGGCTCTGGCTTTTGAAGATGGCGAGCCAGGAGCCATGAAAAGGAAACCCCGAAAAACCGATGAGAAGATTTTTAATCCCCAGATGATTAGTCAAACAGTGCTTTCAGGCGTTACCATGGGAACCATCGCTTTTGGGTTCTGGTATTACCTGATCATTCTCCAGGGGTGGGATCATATGGCGGCTCGAAATATCGTGCTCCTATCAATGGTATTGATGGAAAATGTCCATGTCTTTAATTGTCGGTCGGAATTTTCATCAGCATTTAAAGTTCCAATTAGCCGTAATTACATATTGGTGATGGGCGTTTTAGCTGCTCAGGGGATTCATATTCTGAGTATGCATCTTCCTTTTATGCAACAAACACTTGAGATAGAACCGATTTCAATTTTTGAATGGTTGGTGGTTTTTGGCTTTACCCTGCTACTCTTAGTGGTCATGGAAATTTATAAAATCGTCCGCAGGAAAATGAACGCAGCACTCAGTTAA
- a CDS encoding TIGR00730 family Rossman fold protein has protein sequence MKRICVYSGSNLGVRPEYKEMTKKLGLVLVKNNIELVYGGSKFGLMGEIANHMLDNSGCVTGVMPGGLFPNEVINDHLTRFIEVKNMHERKQTMADLSDGFIAIPGGVGTFEELFETFSWAQLGIHKKPIGIFNISNFFDSFIAMMQNIVNEGFMNPSNTKLVLVSTDPDELIRQMIHYTPPVLGNKWQQLDPATIK, from the coding sequence ATGAAAAGAATTTGTGTTTATTCCGGCTCCAATCTCGGTGTTCGTCCGGAGTACAAAGAAATGACAAAAAAATTGGGTCTGGTGCTCGTCAAGAACAACATTGAATTAGTTTACGGCGGATCAAAATTTGGTCTAATGGGCGAAATCGCCAATCATATGTTAGACAATAGTGGCTGTGTCACAGGGGTTATGCCCGGAGGCCTTTTCCCCAACGAAGTGATTAACGACCATTTGACTCGTTTTATTGAAGTAAAAAACATGCATGAACGCAAACAAACCATGGCCGACTTATCTGATGGTTTTATTGCCATTCCCGGAGGGGTGGGGACCTTCGAAGAATTATTTGAAACCTTTAGTTGGGCACAACTGGGGATTCATAAAAAACCGATTGGGATTTTCAATATTTCAAACTTTTTTGATTCCTTTATTGCAATGATGCAAAACATTGTCAATGAAGGTTTTATGAACCCGTCCAACACAAAGCTGGTGCTGGTCTCAACAGACCCCGACGAATTGATCCGTCAAATGATTCACTATACCCCGCCTGTTCTGGGCAACAAGTGGCAGCAATTGGATCCGGCCACGATAAAATAA
- a CDS encoding metal ABC transporter solute-binding protein, Zn/Mn family, giving the protein MKKMRTLRVLSGLILAVCLLLLVSGCKSGKETSAISNGEDKKPIVAVTIVPEKTFVEAVCGDLAEVIALVPPGNSPENYEPTPQEMEKFSQAEVYFTIGVPTEEANILPSAGEVKIVSLQEAAKAVYPERLFSSGERDPHIWLSPKRVEVMVETIAKEMSARDPENQAVYQKNAEDYIAKLKALDQEITTALAPVQNKKIIVYHPAFGYLADDYGLEMIALEEEGKEATAQQLQAIIDLAKKDNIKVIFYQAEIDSSQSQAFADELGGKTVQLAPLAENYIENLQTMAKTMAEVMQ; this is encoded by the coding sequence ATGAAAAAGATGAGAACATTGCGTGTTTTATCGGGATTAATTCTGGCCGTTTGTCTGTTATTATTAGTAAGTGGCTGCAAGAGCGGCAAAGAAACTTCAGCGATCAGTAATGGTGAGGATAAAAAGCCAATCGTGGCCGTGACCATTGTACCGGAAAAAACTTTTGTGGAAGCCGTTTGCGGCGATCTGGCGGAGGTTATTGCATTGGTACCGCCGGGAAATAGTCCGGAAAATTATGAACCGACGCCTCAGGAAATGGAGAAATTCAGTCAGGCAGAAGTATATTTTACTATCGGCGTACCAACGGAGGAAGCAAACATCTTACCAAGTGCAGGAGAGGTTAAGATCGTTTCATTACAGGAAGCAGCAAAGGCTGTTTATCCCGAAAGATTATTTTCCTCGGGCGAAAGAGATCCCCACATCTGGCTTTCACCAAAGCGGGTGGAGGTAATGGTAGAAACCATTGCAAAAGAAATGTCAGCACGAGATCCTGAGAATCAAGCGGTTTATCAAAAAAATGCCGAAGATTATATTGCCAAACTTAAGGCTTTAGATCAGGAAATAACCACCGCTCTGGCACCGGTTCAAAATAAAAAAATTATTGTGTATCATCCGGCATTTGGTTATTTAGCCGATGATTATGGGCTGGAAATGATTGCCCTGGAAGAAGAAGGCAAGGAAGCAACCGCTCAGCAGCTTCAAGCGATCATTGACCTGGCAAAGAAAGATAATATTAAGGTTATTTTTTATCAGGCCGAAATTGATAGTAGTCAGTCTCAGGCTTTTGCCGATGAACTCGGTGGAAAAACGGTTCAACTAGCTCCGCTGGCGGAAAATTATATTGAAAATCTACAAACGATGGCAAAAACGATGGCCGAGGTTATGCAGTGA